TATGAAGTCGACACTCGTGGCCTGGGTTGATTATGATGACAGTTGTAGTCGTCCGCGTGAGATAAGAAGTAGTTTCCTCGCGGCGCTTGCAGACACGGTGTATGCCTTATCATTACAAAATTTTTGGATAGATAgttaataattgaaataatagaaaacaaaatagaaaaatcCATTACGACGGAGACTCGGGTGTTCAAAGTCCATCATCGTTATAAACATGGACGTTCCTCCCGAGTGTCCGCGCATAAGCGTGCGAGTAAAAGCCACAGGCACTTTTTCCCGTGCTTTAATTTTACTGACGCAAGTTACTGATCAGCCTCTCTATATGCCAGGAGATAGTCAGGGAAAGATCAGGTGGGCCTGGTTGGGCCAGCTGAATGTCGACGGGCTGCCCCTAGACCAGACACACTCGAGCTCATCCATTTGTGCCCTTCTAACAGCAGCcggggccgtagccaggatttagtGAGGGAGAGGGGGTGTCCGGTTTAACCATTATATCATTTCTTATAAGTTTTCTTTAAAATTgcatttcaaaagaaaattgaTTGTCAGACTAATATCCTGGTTGGATATTGTACTTTTAGAACTATATCGTTTGCATACAGAAATTAAGCAATGATCTggtttgagaaaagaaaactgaacatataattttttttttaattttttttactttgttcttaagtcaattaTTTGAAGAATTCACTTAAGAAATTCATATATATACTAAATACATTAAACACTCGTGTCAAATTATTTGAAAGAAATGCTTACGAAAATACGTGTGCAGCCCGGAATTAAATATAGACAACTAGGAAACACAATCCCTgcccttgtgtgtgtgtgtgtgagcgagagagagaaaaaagggggggggggggcatgttgGGCTATAATGGGGAGGATATACGTTATTGTAGCCCatcgaggataaaaaaaaagtccttccaaaatatataggctatttgttttgctattttttaaattattatctggaaGGGAGGGGTCTGGATCCCACGGCTACGTCCCTGTAACAGCACTtgagtttttaaaattactatcctataaattaaattattagttgTCATATTTCATTAATATAGTCTGTTAACAGGAAATCTACGTActataaaagttattttgtgaattcatgaaaacaactaaaactatatttttcacaggtatcattatttcatttaatactCTTACTTTAGTAAACATGCGAATgctttcaattaataaaatacagaGAATTAAACGAAATTGCTAATACAAtcgaattattaaataatattatttgagaTTTGaaacaaaggtaaaaaaaatgaaataaggctatttttattcataaaatataactttattttctATTACATATATgtatggcacaaaaaaaaaaggaataggtAAGGAGCTTACTATAAAACTCATTTGTGTTTGCAAAATTCAGATTAGAGCTCGGAGATAATCCATGTTCGAATAACCCTTTTCCTTTGACTCATTGTTAACGTGATCATATATTACATTAACATATTAACATTTTGTTGGCTTTTATATGGTAATTTATTCTTAGAGAAACGCTCTTAAGGCGGGGTCACATATAATGATGTACTcatcatgtatattttaaattttcaaataaaacacattaaattcgATATAATCACAAGTATAAAATATATGCAACATACCGCAAGGACAGTCAATCCATTTTCTTACAATATTTTCATAGATCATCTTAATTATCAATACGACAGCTATGATTTCTAAACACATATACTTACTAGTATTATAACAAATTTgtaatgtatttgtgtaattattttggaatattggTTCCCGTCACGCCCGCAAGCACGACGGCCTGCAGTCAGGAACTGCGTGTCTGCCAGTGTTGTGAGTGCAACTCCCCTCGAGGAAGGGGGTATAGGGCTAGGCCTGGGGCTCGCCGTGCTCGGCGCGGTGCTGCTGGATGGCGTCCTGCACGCGCTGGCTCAGGCGCTCCGCCGCCCGCACCGCCTCCTGCCACACCTCGTGCACCTCGCTGCGCACGCCCTGCGTGTCCTCGGCCACGGCCTCCTTCACGCGCGCCGCCTCGCGCGCCATGGTCTGCAGGCCCGACGACACGTGCGCGCGCAGGTCCTCCACGCGCTGCTGGTTCTCCGGCGACCGCAGCGCCGCGATCGTGCGGTTCAGGTTGGTGGACGCCGTCTGCATCGCCTGCGACATCTGGCCCGAGTGCGCCTGGATCTGCGCAGCCACGCCACACGCCATGACCATTCTATTATTATACCTAGCATTTCATTATAGTTGGAAATGAATGTAtggatttaataataaataaaataaattcttttatttaatattattgtttgttaaatGTGGGTTTTTattgtgccgccaattagtatttttggcacaattctaaatttgaatttttgaaaaataatgtcgccagtcattcttttgctgcaaCAACAGAAACtttttcctcctcctgtacactcccgtttaaggcgattggtgcacgataaaaaacggtcacaggcccgaaaacaatgaattttgtatcatatgatcactaaagagtctagatgccaatgtgggtgaccgttactatgtagggaggtcaggagcttagttccagctcgtcagtggcgagatggccttcagacgggaagggtgtcgctggtggtcgctctgtggcctgccatctagcggtaactaacagaacctcgaagtttgtatctcgctctccctctaacacacagccgatatggttctatcgtgcccggaggaggggaaggtttagcaggtttctctttcactcatccttcgccatggggaggcggaatggattatttttttgtctgcaactgcgcacatgtggctgagagctaacctctgccactcccgcacatcttctcactcaactcgctcgttctctcacactatttcaataaatattttcaaatcttcaagatcaatactttaaaccattgcgcttcctactgattaattatatttcatgcacatgcccgaattcagctgcaaaaaaataaaacgggtagtcaatttttttcttcaaaaaccttccgaaacactgtgtgttaaaaacattctgaaagcgaatttttctagataaatggaaattctaaatcacctacgccacaaggaaacattgtactttaatattatgtaaagaaaacacctcttagtttaatatttatgtaaaggtggtgtgatatgttttagatgtcgcaccatcttatcatccatgtagaagagttacccgaaaagctaacaagactattgccatggaaatggaaatatggttaaggaaatatttttcaaatgtttgtaaacagtaaacaacatataaaaaatcttataactgtaaaattaaaatacaaacaaccctatagcaaatttaatatcaatatgaaaaagtctacaataatgtttacaagaaacgaaattgcaatagcaatacaaaaatatcgcaattttgttacattgttaatgtatatattatttttaataaaggcaataaaaatgacaaactcaatatttggaatacaataaataccttaagccctacatacttgctgcgatattcacaataaatgcttttctttaatatagtaattaaaaaacatcgtaaataaattacgaacatacatattatggtgaaggaaagtggacactatcacactgaaaaatcttagagggtagttttcctcatcttatttctttctttgcgtttttggtcttgttcgttaaaatatttcatgttcaaatacttgatacgcatatacgttcttgtcctgacaaaacagtttataacttcttctggatatttattttcagtagttccgcaaataattttagtcagtgattcaaaaatccgctcttttttgcacaaattgttgccatgaacattatcaaaacacatttcagcgatctttattaattcaaaaaattcattagtgggacattttaagttaccctttgattgtacatgcaTCCAGCTATcttcctccgaattgaaatccgtagtgccaaggtcaggatatttatttctgaaacggtgagctatatagccagaaacatattgcagcccttcaagagaaatttcgtcacttgaaaggggcctggcctctaaatctaagtctatttcttccatgtcagcaagatctatttcatttaaaggtgatttctcttgaaatgtctttgtaaaacacatttccttgcacaaaagtagttctgtactttcattctaataagcactgccctgttccatttcatttgacgaaaaatcacttaccaaacacatttcgtctgtcttctcatccgtgtttttccgttcagcaaaaactgctgcagaatgttttcacaatatgtagtttataattctgtatttaaagtcaatgggcgacagatgcgtattttgatgccccatacctctaatatacgaggggggggggggggaccactctaacacatcttagttcagtttaactgttaacaaatatttaggttaacaggtcctatacatatttccgagtgttttactgactgagttatactgaacattaattaaattgatcgctgatatttatacttttaaacgaaattttggatttatcattttactagctgcagtacccggctttgcccgggctgaacaccgggtgatatattgtccgcgagttacagcaaaatggatagcgatatgtccagtgtgttggacattaagaaatgacacataattactgtttgtgtatctgcgacctatgattttctgtttacccatggcgatcggttgaaaggtttagaagttgatgcgctacagcgccatacagcggcgagttacaaaaaaaaatggatagcataaaaaccttcttcatgataaaaacattccatgtgccaactttcatggcgatcggtcaaacggtgtaagagtttatcgacgtcatacatgccaacatccaattatatatattctaatatttcgaaattttggggcattcacttttgcggaaagtggatgttcaggacctcgaatggtttggaacactccatctggaaagaaatgatatttgaaattcctgaaatttttgagattttggggctttgtacccagagggggaggggtgattttgaggaccctgaatggcagggaaacactaaaaatcgaaagagaattatttttgaaattttctaaattttggggctttgaacccagtgaaggggggagggggttatgttgaggaccctgaatggctcgtaaacactccaaatcgaaagagaataggttttgggaaatttttttattattgggtcattgactccttgtggggggagggtagtttgaggaccccgaatgaaacactccaaatagtaaaaaagtatacttaaatttaagaaatttttgaatttttcgttattttggggttttgcactccccccctccctcaaaattgggtgggaaatCGACTTTGgtgtaaaagttccaccatgccccagacactttagttcataatgacttaattttaatacaatttcctccaatttttcgaaattttatgatatttgaaattcctaaaattatcgaaatttagggctttttcccagaggggggcgggggattcgaggaccctgaatggttcgaaaacacttaaaatcgaaagagaaagatttttaaaaatttttaaactttcgaaattttgggctttaaccacctggggggggggggggggcgaatggcacggaaacactccaaattgaaagagatataaaggaaaataagaatataggcatttactgtactcctatctaccataataacaatattgacaaatagaaaaacttattacctaccgatgaataataatttttttctgcaatttaaattgtaatatacaaaaacggaattgaaagttgaaacaaatatggcgacactacaaactgtcaagatctttatatttttcttacactctacttagttccttacaatagaaaaacgtaacgtaatggcttgaaagctattgctcggcaggcatagaggaatgacactaacagtttgtaaatatatgacacacattacataaaattaagatatatttttttaaaccgtttaaagattatttttttagactaaagatagcctatgtccatcctcaggatataatctatcttcttgccaaatttcataacgatccattcagccgttcagccgggaaaaggtaacaaacaaacagacatacagacagacagacagacagacagacagacagacagagttactttcgcatttattgatgtgaactctaatgcgttaaaaagtgtaacgcaacgctacacacaggtagtgatgtctagtgcactgccctatgcacattagttaacaaaaaaataaaataaaatattaattactgataaataatgcctagatgtcgtgatacaagtaacacatgcttatctgatatttatctcaattagaatacgaaataggaagacaaaataattaactgattttaagactgatttattacttacacacgaataaacaaatatgtaccacgtatccctcaatacagtaattccatttgaccaaaatatcactccgattttttttaactatcgttgccaggtacatgggcacgacttcgcaaatgtcaatgtttcacgtagagttaaaAAATCGATTtacggttcgaaaaattcactaactcataaattaaatcaattgtccgataaaacataagacctatatactcaagaccactaagatagttgtgcattgtatgttcatatgatcgtgccattaataatactgagaggctaattaatttagtaaatataatatttaatagcggctggttttagtttatcccagcaacatcaacaaagtcataatatcaatcggcaatgttaaaaagttgcagggcgtcagtacagcgttagtgatagagtaataacaatatggccatacctggactaatgatatcttctgacgttaataactttaaaatcgcgtattcccgttcgcaacttaacatacaatcagcagtctgatgataacctttttatacatactattattaccgcacatgtaacataacttatggtaggcccgcgtcaggaacgtcctgacgcggagctgcacgcaccaaaacggccaaaaccaagcttccttttagtagcgtaacttttacaacaataggctcgaggcactttttgaaagttccgccgaaacctcgggcaatttctggccgtgaaaaacgtaattccaaaagccgcaattacttaataattacatagagaaaagcccaaatgtctgtaacaatgtcagaaatatagttcaaaacccaaaataaattaaacatataattttaaataacgtagcacagaataattaaactGTAAGTATTAgtgtttcagtgttctgtgcaatgtaatattacaaaaggacatttgtaattagtgtgcccgacattctggcatcgctagctaacctttccaattttttttttatttcatataactggaatagcctagtgttgatttgatgctctaaataaattttaataaatataaaatctatttttttggttaaatttagatctgtcattctagtgtgcatatagtataccctaactaaccggaatacacaactgatgttctatgttgtcaaaacatattaatctggaggataaaaatttattcatatgtgtaaacaaccaccacAAAGAATAATCACCGTGTCAatattcaacttcaagtcaaaacataaccgctaaaaagaatttcgctgtacgaatttttccgtacagagacaatttccttgcttgagcgaagatagactccactatgaagcgcgaccttgacagacccttcgtttcttcagcctcctctctcgtcctccctctacacctcattcttccccctcccctcccgcaggcAGGGCCAGCCCAAGACTGGTAGAGAAGAAGGTTGGGCCGTCTCGCCTGTTTTGAGTAACGGTACCCCGGAGGgtcgcgcgtgacgtcaccgcggcgcaTCCCTCTCCGAGTCTAGGGCTGACTGCCACGCATTGCCAGTTCCAGACCGCGATTTTTACCCGCCTTACTTCGGCATGAGTTCGTAGTTAGGTCGGagtggtttaaaattatatttatttatagtagtttCCTTATCCTACTTATGTTTCGGAGTTTAATGGTATTACAACCGCACAAACGGGAGAGCTGCGAGTTTTTTGTTGCTGCGATCAGTAGTCGCACGCCGTAGTGGATTTTTTTCGTGCTTCGTCGTGGATGTGACTGTGTAATAAAAATGCCCGCTTGTGCAGTTGCGACCTGCAGAAACGTTTCAGGTCGTGGTGACAGTGCGTTATGTTTTTATAGATTTCCTGAAGATCCAGACATTTCAATAAAGTGGGTGTTAGCTTGCAAGAGAAAAGACAAGTTCAATCCGAGGAATGTTAGCATTTGTTCGGATCACTTCGTTTCCGAGGACTTTGAAAGAGACTTACAAGCGGAACTGACCGGTCAGAAGAGaagaaaagtcttgaaaaaatgttCTGTGCCACATGCAAACATACCTAATAAAACTGAATGCACTTCAGACTATAGAGGAAAACGTCTTCGTTCGCGAAGCGTGAAGAGGAAGCTTGTGGAAGAATTACACAAATCTGTAAAGGCACGAAAATCGGACGATTCGGTGCATTGTAACACTGTACATGATGAACAAAAAACTCCGAATTGTCAGTTAGTTGCAGAAGACGATGTGAACTCAGAGGCTTATTTGTCAGCGAAAATGCAAGCcatggaaaatgaaataatgatattaaaaatgaaagtatctgacctggaaaatgaaataatacggaggcgagaatctgaaaagcgcttggaaatggaaaaaaaaaatgttgaaacaacagttattgaaaattaaaattctgcataagcgatgtccaaaattagttaaaactgaattgcggaatattttgaaaaatgttttcacgcCAAAACAAATTGAAAGATTCATAACCAAAAAGAAATGCTGCTGGGGAAAAGAAGACATAGCAGCAGCAATTACTCTAAGATCAATTTCTCGGAAAGCCTatctttacatgaaaaataaagtagGCTTGCCACTTCCGGGATTGTCAACTCTTCGAAAATGGACCAGGAATTTAAAATGTATGCCAGGAATTCAAACTGAAGTGTTAGCAGTCCTTGAAGCTACGACTAAAATCATGACTGAAACAGAGCGCATAACAATTCTGTCATTTGACGAGATGAGTGTAGATTCAAGATTATGTTACGACCAAAGTGACGATAGAATACTTGGGCCAAATATAAACGCACAAGTAATAATGGCTCGAGGACTAGCTTCAAAGTGGAAACAGCCAATATTTTACGACTTCGATAGAAAGATAACAAAAGATCTTCTTTTCGATGTTATAAGAGCGCTCGAGGAACGGTCATTTTGTGTCGTTGCGATGGTCAGTGACATGGGCGGAAGTAATATAGGCTTGTGGAAAGAACTAAATATAACACCAGCTAGTACAACGTTTGAAAATCCCCATAGTAGCCACCCTGTGTGGGTTTTTGCAGACATGCCACATGCCATTAAGttgttgagaaataattttttggattatgGAATACAGCTCCCTTGTGGAACAGTTATTAGGAAAGATCATGTGCAAGCcataattgaaaacacagaattgAAATTGTCTCCAAAACTTACTCCTCTTCATATTCAGCTAAAAGGGAACACTCGCCAGAAAGTAAAATTTGCTGTTCAGCTGTTTTCGCATCACACAGCGACACGGCTTTCCTTGAAATATCCTGAACATCCAGAAATCTGTAACTTCTTTGAATTAGTTGACAAGTTTTTTGATGTTATGAATTCAAGATTTATTCACGATAAATGTAAGCCGTGGCACAGTGCTTTTGGTTTTCGAATTGAAgaacaattgtcaataattacagaaatggaGGCGATGGTTCTTAACATGAGAATCGTAggtcacaaaacattgatgccaTTTCAGAAAGGTTTATTAATTTCTGTGCGATCTGTAATTGGTCTACACAATTATCTTCAGAAAAATAACTCACTGAAATACATCATAACTTGTCGCTTAAACCAGGActtacttgaaagttttttttcgcgCCTCAGAAGCATCGGCGGTACTTACGATAACCCTACACCAACAGATTTCAAGTACAGGTTCAGACAAATGTTACTAGGATCTGAACTTCCTCTGCCACAAGGCGCATGTGTTGAAGACGATAGTTTGAAGCAAAA
This DNA window, taken from Bacillus rossius redtenbacheri isolate Brsri chromosome 3, Brsri_v3, whole genome shotgun sequence, encodes the following:
- the LOC134530985 gene encoding uncharacterized protein LOC134530985, which translates into the protein MANLKTLMVLALVAATAQASADTSPGPMEQAASLADELVRNISSWWGVEAPSSNDVMRHITTLSDTIATKLSGVVRTMQDEIQAHSGQMSQAMQTASTNLNRTIAALRSPENQQRVEDLRAHVSSGLQTMAREAARVKEAVAEDTQGVRSEVHEVWQEAVRAAERLSQRVQDAIQQHRAEHGEPQA